GTCAGTACGGCTCGCCCGAGAAGCGCATGTAGGGGACGGGGACGAAGCCGAGGCGCTCGTAGAGCGGGCGGCCGTCCTCGGTCGTGTGGAGCACCAGGTCGTCGACGCCTGCCTCGCGCGCCCAGGCCAGCAGCTCTCGCATCAGCCCCTCGGCCAGGCCGCCGCGCCGCCACGCCGGCTCGGTGTAGACGTTCACGATCCACCCCTGCACGGGCGCCTCGGCCAGGCGCCCGTCCGCCGTGGGGCGCGGCATCAGCGCGCGGAGCTGCACGCCCGCGCTGGCGGCCACCTCGTCCGGCCGCTCCGCGGGGACGGCGACCCACGCCACGTACTCGCCCGCGGGGATCGCCCGCTCGTAGAAGGCGCGCGACGCGGCCACCAGCGGCGCGTAGAGCTCCTCGGCGAGGCCGCCGATCTCGCGGAACATCTCGGCGCGCTGGCGGGCGAGCGCCTCCGCGTCGGCGGCGGTGGCGCGGCGGACGCCGAAGCGATCGCTCATCCGCCGCTTCCGCGCGCGTGCCACTCGGCCAGCAGCTCCGCCTCGCGCCCGGGGGAGAGGCCGCCGTTGCGCGCCTCCGCCTTCCGCGTGGGCTCCCAGGCCGCCGTGTCGCGCGCGGACTCGGCCAGCGGGCGCAGGCGCAGGCCCGCCTCCACGGCGCGGCGGTTGGAGAGCGTGAAGAAGTCGGCCTCGGACGGGTCGGCCCAGAACGGCAGGTCTTCGCCCCAGGGCTTGAAGCCGCGGGCGTGCAGGAAGGCGTCGTCCACCCAGGTGAAGCGCGCGTCGGAGCCCGCCACGTCGCGGATGGTCTCCAGCATCCCGCCGAGGGTGGTGGGCCGGTCGGGGCCGACGGCGTTGAAGGTGCCGGACGTCCTCTCCGTGGCCGCGTGGAGGAGGAAGGCGGCCAGGTCGCGCGCGTCGATCCCCTGCACGGGGCGCGCGGGATCGCCGGGAGCCAGCACCTCGCCGCCCCGGCCCACGCGGCGCACCCAGTACGGGAAGCGGTCGGTGTAGTCGCCGGGGCCGATCACCACGCCGGGGCGTACGATCGCCGCGTCGGGACGGCGCTCCCGCACCACCGTCTCGCACGCCACCTTCATCGGCCCGTAGGCGCCGCCCCTCCAGCTGGTGCTCGTCCAGTCGGGGTCGTAGAGCGGCCCGTCCTCGTCCATCCCGGCGCGCGGCGCTGCGCTGTAGACGGAGATGGTGGAGACGAACACGTAGTGCCCCGCCGTCGCGGCGGTCGCCTCCACCGAGCGGCGCACCCAGGCGGGCACGTACCCGGAGGTGTCGATCACCGCGTCGAACGTCCTCGCCCCGAGCTGCCCCAGCCCCTCCGCGCGGTCGCCGGCGACGTGCTCCACGCCCGGGAAGGCACGCGGATCCGTCTTCCCGCGGTTGAAGAGCGTCACCTCGTCGCCGCGCGCGAGCGCCATCTCCACCAGGTGCCGCCCGATGAAGCGCGTCCCCCCCAGCACCAGCAGCCGCATCTCTCTGTCTTTCTTGAGATTGTCGAGTCGAAACAGCCAACGGCAACGGCAACTACGGGTTTGGGCGTGTCCCCCTCAAGGGGGCCGGGCTGCGCGCGCCGTAGGGCAACAAACAACGTTGCCCAACGGCGCCGGGCCACGGTCGCGCCAAACCCCACGGCGCGCCCGCGTCCCGGCCCTCCGGGCGCGCATCCCTCACGCGGGGTTCGTCGCACGAAGCGCCTTGCGGTCCGTAGGGGCGAGCATGCGAGTCCGAGCACAGGTGGCATCGGCGCCGAGGCCGCCTGCCGCGCATGTACTGGCATCCGCCGGGCGAGGCATGCCTCGCCCCTACGAGGATCCCGCTCCCGCAGCGAAGCCGCAGAGTCCACCCTCTCCCGAAGTTGGGAGAGGGTTGCCGCTCTAAGGCGGCGGGTGAGGGCCCCCGCGCCGGAGCCCGCCGAGCGCGCGAAGACCTCACCCCGTGATCGCCTCCCACACCGCGTCCACGTCGCCCAGGTCGCGGAAGACGTGGTCGGGCCCGCACGCCGCCAGCTCGTCGAAAGGGTGCTTCCCCGTCGCGACGGCGATGGTGCGCACTCCCAGGTGCGCTCCGCACGCCACGTCCAGCGGCGTGTCGCCGATGATCACGATCTCCTTCCCCGCGAACTCGAGGCCCACCGCCTCACGCGCCCGCCGCGCCGCGATGGCCGGCAGCTCGGGGCGGTGCGCGTGGTCGGACCCGAACGCCCCCACGCGGAAGCGGTCGAAGCCGAGCCCCGCCGCCTCCAGCTTGATGCGCGCGCCCTCGCGCACGTTGCCGGTGAGCAGCCCGGGCACCAGCGGCGCGCCCGCCCCCTCGATGCGCTCCAGGAGCGGGGCCACGCCGGGGAGCGGCCGCACCTCCACCGTGCGGATCTCGCGCTCCAGGTTCTCCACGTAGCGCCGCCACAGCTCCGGCAGCCCCGCGTCGATCGTTCCGTCTTCGATCCCGCCCGCGCGCAGCAGGTCGCGCACGATCTCCGGGTCGGTGCGCCCCGCGAACGAGTATTCGCCGATCGGCCCCGTGGTGCCGAACACCGCCACGAGGGCGTCGCGCACGGCGCGCTTCCCCGCCCCGTCCGCCCGCAGCAGGGTCCCGTCGATGTCGAAGAGGATCAGGCGGCGCATGAACTTCCAGTGCTAAGTGCTAAGTGCGAAGTGCGAAGTGCGTCGGATGGAAGCTCCGTACCGCCGCGCGGGCACCCAACGTAGAGGAGCCCCGGCGGGTCGGCCACCCCGCCGGGGCTCCCCGGACCTGTCTCGTGGCCGCGGCTATCCGCCGATGCTGAACTGCACGGAGCCGACGCGGCCGTTGCGCTCCACGTACAGCACCACCCAGCCGCGCACCTGCTGCAGCACCTGCGCGGCCTCCTCGGCCGAATTCACGCGCACGCGGTTGACCTGCAGGATCAGGTCGCCCTCGCGCAGGCCCACGTTGCGCGCCTCCTCCGAGAGGCCCACGATCAGCGCGCCGCGCTCGCTCGCCAGGCCGCGCTCCGAGCGGATGGCGGGGGTGAGCGTCACCAGCTGGAAGTCGCGCAGCGCCTGGATGCGCTCGGCCGTCATCGAGGGGATGTCGCCCGCCGTCACCCGCACCGAGCGCTCGGCGCCGCCCTCCGAGACGCGCACGTCCACCGTCTGCCCGAACGCCGTGTTCAGCAGCGCCGCGTCCCAGTCCAGGGGCGTGCGCACGGGCTTGCGCCCCACGGCGCGGATCACCATCCCCTCGCGCAGCCCCGAGCGCGCGGCGGGCGAGCCGGGGACCACGCGCGAGATGCGCACCCCCTGCATCCGCCGGAGTCCCTCGGCGGGGACCGCCTCCACCTCGGCGCCCACCCAGGCGCGGCGGATGCGCCCGTCGTCGGCCAGGTCCAGTGCGATGCGGCGCGCCCGGTTGATCGGGATGGCGAAGCCCAGCCCCTCGCTCCCGCCGGTGCTGGAGAGGATCGACGAGTTGACGCCCACCACCTCGCCCAGCGCGTTCACCAGCGGTCCGCCCGAGTTGCCGGGGTTGATGGCCGCGTCGGTCTGGATCATGTCCAGGTAGTAGCCGCGCTGCCCGTCGTTCTGGGGGATGATGTTGCGCCCGGTGGCGCTCACCACCCCGGCGCTCACGCTCGGCTCCGAGTTGGAGAGGAGGAAGCCGAACGGGTTGCCGATAGCCACCACCCACTCACCCGTCATCAGCCCGTCCGAGTCGCCCAGCGGCGCCACCGCGAGCGCGCCACCGCGCACGCCCTGCAGCCGCAGCAGCGCCAGGTCGTTGATCTCGTCGGTGCCCACCACCTCGGCGTCGAGCTCGCGCCCGTCGGCCAGGGTGACCACCACCGCGCTGGCGCCGCGCACCACGTGCTCGTTGGTGAGCACCAGCCCGTCCTCGCGGATGACGAACCCCGAGCCGAGCCCCGCCACCTCGCGCGCGGCGCCCGGCGGCAGCATCAGCTCCTCGAAGATCGAGCGCGGCACCACCCGCTCTCTCCGCACCACGTTCACGCTCACCACCGCCGGCGCCACCCGCTCGGCCGCGGCCACGATCGCCGTCCGCCGCGACGAGTCGAGCTG
This window of the Longimicrobium sp. genome carries:
- a CDS encoding GNAT family N-acetyltransferase, with the translated sequence MSDRFGVRRATAADAEALARQRAEMFREIGGLAEELYAPLVAASRAFYERAIPAGEYVAWVAVPAERPDEVAASAGVQLRALMPRPTADGRLAEAPVQGWIVNVYTEPAWRRGGLAEGLMRELLAWAREAGVDDLVLHTTEDGRPLYERLGFVPVPYMRFSGEPY
- a CDS encoding NAD-dependent epimerase/dehydratase family protein, coding for MRLLVLGGTRFIGRHLVEMALARGDEVTLFNRGKTDPRAFPGVEHVAGDRAEGLGQLGARTFDAVIDTSGYVPAWVRRSVEATAATAGHYVFVSTISVYSAAPRAGMDEDGPLYDPDWTSTSWRGGAYGPMKVACETVVRERRPDAAIVRPGVVIGPGDYTDRFPYWVRRVGRGGEVLAPGDPARPVQGIDARDLAAFLLHAATERTSGTFNAVGPDRPTTLGGMLETIRDVAGSDARFTWVDDAFLHARGFKPWGEDLPFWADPSEADFFTLSNRRAVEAGLRLRPLAESARDTAAWEPTRKAEARNGGLSPGREAELLAEWHARGSGG
- a CDS encoding HAD family hydrolase, whose protein sequence is MRRLILFDIDGTLLRADGAGKRAVRDALVAVFGTTGPIGEYSFAGRTDPEIVRDLLRAGGIEDGTIDAGLPELWRRYVENLEREIRTVEVRPLPGVAPLLERIEGAGAPLVPGLLTGNVREGARIKLEAAGLGFDRFRVGAFGSDHAHRPELPAIAARRAREAVGLEFAGKEIVIIGDTPLDVACGAHLGVRTIAVATGKHPFDELAACGPDHVFRDLGDVDAVWEAITG
- a CDS encoding trypsin-like peptidase domain-containing protein, translated to MTQRRLTRLHRIAIAFLVLAACRESPAEEGAHGQAPGGGAAPAEWPKVEPGLTRQRAAAQLDSSRRTAIVAAAERVAPAVVSVNVVRRERVVPRSIFEELMLPPGAAREVAGLGSGFVIREDGLVLTNEHVVRGASAVVVTLADGRELDAEVVGTDEINDLALLRLQGVRGGALAVAPLGDSDGLMTGEWVVAIGNPFGFLLSNSEPSVSAGVVSATGRNIIPQNDGQRGYYLDMIQTDAAINPGNSGGPLVNALGEVVGVNSSILSSTGGSEGLGFAIPINRARRIALDLADDGRIRRAWVGAEVEAVPAEGLRRMQGVRISRVVPGSPAARSGLREGMVIRAVGRKPVRTPLDWDAALLNTAFGQTVDVRVSEGGAERSVRVTAGDIPSMTAERIQALRDFQLVTLTPAIRSERGLASERGALIVGLSEEARNVGLREGDLILQVNRVRVNSAEEAAQVLQQVRGWVVLYVERNGRVGSVQFSIGG